In Desulfobacter hydrogenophilus, the genomic stretch TTGGGAATCCGGGAAATATGGGAATCTGCGTTGCCTGTTTTGAACGGGATATCGCAGGGGCCATCGGGTTGCACAGGGCTGGTGTTGTTCAGTATATCCGCCCTGAAATTATCGGATTTGTGCTGGGTTCCCTGGTTGCTGCCTACAGCTTCAAGGAGTTTAAGCCAAGGTGCGGATCAGCACCCATCGTTCGTTTTGTCCTGGGTGTTTTTGCCATGATCGGTGCCCTTGTTTTTCTGGGTTGTCCCTGGCGGGCCGTGCTTCGCTTGGCAGGCGGCGACCTGAATGCCATTCTGGGACTTCTGGGTTTAGGCTTTGGGGTCTGGATCGGGGTCATGTTCCTTAAAAACGGGTATAACCTGGGCCGCTCCCAGTCCACCCATACAGGTGCCGGATGGATGCTTCCCCTGGTGATGCTCGGTCTTTTGATTCTCATGTTCATTTATCCCCAGGTGCCGGGGGAAGGAAAAAGCGGTGTGCTGTTTTACAGCCTCAAAGGGCCCGGGGCCATGCATGCGTCCCTGATGACCTCCCTTGTGGTGGGACTGGGTATTGGTTTTTTGGCCCAGCGCAGCCGGTTCTGCACTATGGGTGCCCTTCGTGATTTAATTTTGTTTGGTCAGACCCATCTGCTTTCAG encodes the following:
- the yedE gene encoding YedE family putative selenium transporter, which encodes MAKNFFSTRVGIIVVGAVIGILAAVLQKLGNPGNMGICVACFERDIAGAIGLHRAGVVQYIRPEIIGFVLGSLVAAYSFKEFKPRCGSAPIVRFVLGVFAMIGALVFLGCPWRAVLRLAGGDLNAILGLLGLGFGVWIGVMFLKNGYNLGRSQSTHTGAGWMLPLVMLGLLILMFIYPQVPGEGKSGVLFYSLKGPGAMHASLMTSLVVGLGIGFLAQRSRFCTMGALRDLILFGQTHLLSGFLSLLICACVANVVLGQFHVGFIGQPVAHTLHVWNFLGMALAGLAFALAGGCPGRQLFLAGEGDTDASVFVLGMIAGAAFAHNFGLASSPKGVGPHGIVAVIVGFAVCLFIGFAMKKRIAI